From a single Sediminibacterium sp. KACHI17 genomic region:
- the rodA gene encoding rod shape-determining protein RodA has product MNRRNQNIVTQGVDYVVIWLYAILVAIGILCIFMVEYRPETDWLASFLDGKTSYSKQLIFAGVCAIAATFILLTDSKLFTAFANLFYLLGILLMIATFAIGKNINGSKSWIPLAGGFNLQPAELCKIFVSLALAKYLSRQEIDFSKVRSQLVAGAITMAPAVLSILQHELGLALVYTSFVIAMYREGLPAQILIIGSSFGVLVVATLILEPNILAVILTIIAAAVIFVLRKQIKKKKRLLTIIITIWLVCVGVQRFVVPYIFNNVLECYQSTRIYSMVGKEYNCEDNKHAQDKSSSNKNVRKPDDYNVRQSKIAIGSGGFFGRGFLKGTQTRGKYVPEQRTDFIFTSLGEAFGFVGCLLFLLLYLFLLYRIVMIAERQRSTFSRVYAYSVVSIFFFHIAVNVSMTIGLFPIVGIPLPLISYGGSSLLTFTVLIFILLRLDADRQMVLR; this is encoded by the coding sequence ATGAACAGAAGAAATCAAAATATTGTCACACAGGGGGTTGATTATGTTGTCATTTGGTTATACGCGATTTTAGTAGCCATCGGTATTCTCTGCATTTTTATGGTTGAATACCGTCCTGAAACTGATTGGCTGGCTTCATTTCTGGATGGCAAGACAAGCTACAGTAAGCAATTGATCTTTGCCGGCGTATGCGCCATCGCAGCAACTTTTATTTTATTGACCGACAGTAAACTGTTCACTGCATTTGCGAATCTGTTTTATCTGTTAGGTATCCTTTTAATGATCGCCACTTTCGCCATTGGTAAAAATATCAATGGATCAAAAAGCTGGATACCACTGGCCGGCGGCTTCAATCTACAACCTGCTGAACTCTGTAAGATATTTGTATCACTGGCTTTGGCGAAATACTTATCCAGGCAAGAGATCGATTTTTCAAAAGTCCGCTCGCAATTGGTAGCAGGAGCCATTACCATGGCCCCCGCTGTATTATCGATTCTACAACATGAATTGGGTCTTGCCTTGGTATATACAAGTTTTGTCATTGCCATGTATCGTGAGGGATTACCAGCTCAAATTTTGATCATCGGTTCTTCCTTTGGTGTATTAGTTGTTGCGACACTTATTTTAGAACCCAACATATTGGCAGTTATTCTGACCATCATTGCTGCTGCTGTTATTTTTGTTTTACGCAAACAGATCAAAAAGAAAAAACGATTATTGACAATCATCATTACCATCTGGCTTGTTTGTGTTGGCGTTCAGAGATTTGTTGTTCCTTATATTTTCAATAATGTGCTGGAATGTTACCAGAGTACACGTATCTATAGCATGGTGGGTAAAGAATATAATTGTGAAGACAATAAACATGCACAAGACAAATCGAGCTCCAATAAAAATGTTCGTAAACCGGATGATTATAATGTAAGACAGAGTAAGATCGCGATCGGTTCAGGAGGTTTCTTTGGCAGAGGATTTTTGAAAGGCACACAAACACGCGGGAAATATGTACCAGAACAACGTACCGATTTCATCTTTACATCCTTAGGAGAAGCGTTTGGATTTGTGGGCTGCTTATTGTTTCTACTATTATATCTTTTCCTGTTATACCGTATTGTGATGATCGCCGAACGACAGCGCAGTACGTTCAGTAGAGTCTATGCCTATAGTGTGGTCAGTATATTTTTCTTCCATATTGCTGTAAACGTTAGTATGACCATCGGTCTATTTCCTATTGTTGGTATTCCATTACCGCTTATTAGTTATGGAGGATCTTCTTTACTTACTTTTACAGTGTTGATTTTTATTCTGCTTCGCTTGGATGCAGACAGACAAATGGTTTTACGTTAA
- a CDS encoding penicillin-binding transpeptidase domain-containing protein has product MPVFNQSRSRVIQFIFAGVFIAITGQLINLQLFSSQYKLAADNNAFYRKVIYPDRGIIFDRKKRGILENTISYDLVVIPSEARGTDTMTLCRLLNIDTATYKRRMRDLIFKNTSVKPSVFEALLTPEMFAKLNENMYRFPGFSLNERSVRTYPYNVGAAVLGYMAEVDTGFLRRHKGEGYEMGDYFGSTGLENIYEKVLMGQRGIKRYIRDNKGRLQGSWENGAYDTAAVAGKNLYSSIDVELQELGEKLMQNKVGSIVAIDPKTGGILCMVSAPTYNPNYLTGNQRKKHLVDMLYFDPRLPLLNRTVGTFYSPGSTFKTMVGIIGMNEGVIDDNFTVSCGGSYYGCGRPMGCHAAGTFTLKPAISKSCNSYFAATYRRILENNKYPNRDSALSSFNQYAYSFGLGRRLGVDLPSEKMGNMPTPKYYHGIFGKNWQSCNIISNSIGQGEITTTLTQLANVMAIIANKGWYYTPHLIDSIEGGDEFGMLDKFKTKHRTKEIPEFVWEEVHEGMQGTMEFGTGFYAKVPGINVCGKTGTVENAYRGEKLKDHAFFGAFAPRENPRIAIAVMCENAGYGATSAAPIASLLIEKYLNDSISGNDRKAKIEQLAKMDLIPPQMKRQMAKRDSLRQAQQMAAAKKAARDTSGVEEAPEEMETDSTPNKPAPAKAPKKDSGRTAAVLPEELRKSTTVKRKTAA; this is encoded by the coding sequence ATGCCTGTCTTCAATCAGAGTCGCAGCCGTGTGATACAGTTTATTTTTGCAGGTGTTTTCATTGCTATCACGGGGCAATTGATCAACCTGCAATTGTTTTCAAGTCAGTATAAATTGGCTGCTGATAACAATGCCTTTTACCGTAAAGTCATTTATCCTGACCGTGGTATCATTTTCGATCGTAAGAAAAGAGGCATTCTTGAAAATACCATCAGTTATGACCTTGTTGTCATACCATCAGAAGCACGTGGCACTGACACCATGACCTTGTGCAGGTTACTGAATATTGATACCGCTACTTACAAAAGAAGGATGCGAGACCTCATCTTCAAAAACACCAGCGTGAAACCCAGTGTTTTCGAGGCCTTACTGACACCGGAGATGTTTGCTAAGTTGAATGAGAATATGTATCGATTCCCGGGTTTCTCATTGAATGAACGCTCTGTTCGAACTTATCCATACAATGTAGGTGCTGCAGTATTGGGATATATGGCTGAAGTAGATACTGGATTTTTACGTCGTCATAAAGGAGAAGGGTATGAAATGGGAGACTACTTTGGCAGTACCGGTCTGGAAAATATTTATGAGAAAGTGTTGATGGGACAAAGAGGGATCAAACGATACATCCGCGATAATAAAGGGCGTTTGCAGGGATCATGGGAAAATGGTGCATATGATACAGCCGCTGTTGCAGGTAAAAATCTATACTCCAGTATTGATGTAGAGCTACAGGAATTGGGTGAAAAATTGATGCAGAATAAGGTGGGTAGTATTGTGGCCATCGATCCAAAAACAGGAGGAATCCTTTGTATGGTAAGCGCCCCTACCTACAATCCCAACTATCTAACCGGTAACCAAAGAAAAAAACACCTGGTGGATATGTTGTACTTCGATCCCAGGCTTCCGTTGCTGAACAGAACAGTGGGTACCTTCTACTCTCCGGGTTCTACCTTTAAAACCATGGTGGGCATTATCGGGATGAATGAAGGTGTGATCGATGATAATTTCACCGTAAGCTGTGGCGGATCATATTATGGTTGCGGAAGACCGATGGGCTGCCATGCAGCAGGTACTTTCACATTGAAACCGGCTATTTCAAAATCTTGTAATAGTTATTTTGCCGCTACTTACAGACGTATCCTTGAAAATAACAAATACCCTAACCGCGATAGTGCTTTAAGCTCATTCAATCAGTATGCCTATTCATTCGGACTGGGTAGAAGATTGGGAGTAGATTTACCATCCGAGAAAATGGGGAATATGCCTACCCCCAAATACTATCATGGCATTTTTGGTAAGAACTGGCAGTCATGTAATATCATCTCAAATAGTATTGGTCAGGGTGAGATCACCACTACCCTAACACAATTGGCAAATGTAATGGCCATCATTGCTAACAAAGGTTGGTATTATACCCCTCACTTGATCGATTCGATTGAAGGGGGTGATGAATTTGGGATGCTGGATAAATTCAAGACCAAGCACAGAACGAAAGAGATCCCTGAATTTGTATGGGAAGAAGTACATGAAGGTATGCAGGGTACCATGGAATTCGGTACAGGCTTTTATGCGAAAGTACCTGGCATCAATGTATGCGGCAAAACAGGTACTGTAGAAAATGCATATCGCGGAGAAAAATTAAAAGACCACGCATTCTTTGGTGCTTTTGCTCCCAGAGAGAATCCACGCATCGCTATTGCAGTGATGTGTGAGAATGCCGGTTATGGTGCTACATCTGCTGCGCCTATTGCCAGTTTGCTGATCGAAAAATATTTGAATGATTCTATTAGTGGTAATGATCGAAAAGCTAAAATTGAACAGTTGGCCAAAATGGATCTGATACCACCACAGATGAAAAGACAAATGGCAAAAAGAGATTCATTGAGACAGGCACAACAAATGGCAGCAGCCAAAAAAGCTGCTCGTGATACTTCAGGTGTGGAAGAAGCTCCCGAGGAAATGGAAACAGACAGTACGCCTAACAAACCGGCGCCTGCAAAAGCTCCCAAAAAAGACAGTGGCAGAACGGCAGCCGTTCTACCCGAAGAACTGCGTAAATCAACCACTGTAAAAAGAAAAACTGCTGCCTAA
- a CDS encoding rod shape-determining protein MreD — translation MSSLVKNIVRFILFIFLQVFILNEVPPLHRFIVPYIYFLYILWLPFNMNRVLLMIIAFLFGITLDSFTGTLGLHAAPCVLIAFIRPFILSVLLPQETIEQSYSEPGSKSMGWAPYSLYVGLLTFIHHFYLVLIEWLQFGDFLYFLGKVLGTTAISLLMIFLAELLFLRKGKYRTNAA, via the coding sequence ATGAGTAGCCTCGTAAAAAATATCGTCCGTTTTATCCTGTTCATCTTTTTACAGGTGTTCATACTCAATGAGGTTCCACCTTTACATCGCTTCATCGTTCCTTATATTTATTTCCTGTACATACTCTGGCTGCCTTTCAACATGAACAGGGTATTACTAATGATCATCGCTTTCCTATTTGGTATCACCCTCGATTCCTTTACCGGAACTTTAGGCTTACATGCTGCACCCTGTGTGTTGATCGCATTTATTCGTCCTTTTATTCTTAGTGTATTACTTCCTCAGGAAACCATCGAACAGAGCTACAGTGAGCCGGGTAGTAAAAGCATGGGCTGGGCTCCTTATAGTTTATATGTGGGTCTCCTCACTTTTATACATCATTTCTATCTTGTACTAATAGAATGGCTTCAATTTGGAGACTTCCTTTATTTCTTAGGAAAAGTTCTAGGTACTACGGCTATTAGCTTACTGATGATTTTCCTCGCCGAACTATTGTTCCTACGTAAAGGCAAGTATAGAACGAACGCCGCTTAG
- the mreC gene encoding rod shape-determining protein MreC has product MKNIFLFIRRYFTFLSFLLLQVFAIVLLSRSSKTHEAFFSDATSELTGKLNERYSNLRNYFSLAETNRQLAEENNRLRNLLASNQIAPDSNTIHYTDTTFRDSTGRYRKFTWLPAKVIGNTVTLQTNFLTLERGSNQGVKKGMAVIGPQGIVGVVVETSANISKVMSLLHRNSRVSAMLKKDNNAGSIEWDGSDPSILTLRNVSKSAKVVKGDTVVTSTYSANFPSNLMVGTVASIVEDPSSNFYTLKIKTATNFFSIQYVYLVENVRFAEQVQLENTPQTNQ; this is encoded by the coding sequence TTGAAGAATATATTTCTGTTTATACGGCGTTATTTTACTTTCCTGAGCTTTTTATTGCTTCAGGTCTTCGCCATCGTTTTATTGTCTCGGTCCAGCAAAACACATGAGGCCTTCTTTTCAGATGCTACCAGCGAACTGACCGGAAAACTCAATGAACGTTATAGCAATCTTCGCAATTACTTCAGTCTGGCAGAAACCAATAGACAATTGGCAGAAGAAAATAATCGTCTGAGAAACTTACTTGCCAGTAATCAAATTGCTCCCGATAGCAACACCATCCATTATACAGACACTACTTTCCGTGATTCTACAGGTCGTTATCGTAAGTTCACTTGGCTTCCTGCGAAAGTCATTGGCAATACGGTTACCCTTCAAACCAATTTCCTGACCCTGGAAAGAGGTAGTAACCAAGGGGTGAAAAAAGGAATGGCTGTTATCGGACCACAAGGTATCGTTGGGGTTGTTGTGGAAACCAGTGCCAATATCAGTAAGGTAATGAGTTTATTGCATCGCAATAGCCGTGTAAGTGCCATGCTGAAAAAAGACAATAATGCCGGTAGTATTGAATGGGATGGAAGCGATCCATCTATCCTGACCCTTCGCAATGTTTCCAAGAGTGCTAAAGTAGTTAAGGGAGATACCGTAGTTACCAGTACCTACTCAGCAAATTTTCCGTCGAACTTAATGGTAGGGACAGTAGCCTCGATTGTTGAAGACCCTTCCAGCAATTTTTATACTTTGAAGATCAAAACAGCCACCAATTTTTTCAGCATACAATATGTTTATCTGGTAGAAAACGTACGTTTTGCTGAACAGGTGCAACTTGAAAATACACCGCAGACCAACCAATGA
- a CDS encoding rod shape-determining protein: MGLFNFFTQEIAMDLGTANTLIIHNDEVVVNEPSIVALNRNNMKEVLAVGKKALMMHEKTHESIRTVRPLKDGVIADFNAAELMIRELIKMIYPKKPLFPPSWRMVICIPSSITEVEKRAVRDSAEQAGAKEVYMIHEPMAAALGIGIDVEEPVGNMIIDIGGGTTGITVIALAGIVCDQSIRVAGDEFTADIMEALRRYHSLLIGERTAEQIKINVGAAMKDLDNPPDDMPVNGRDLVTGIPKQIMVSYQEIAEALDKSIFKIEEAILKALETTPPELAADIYRRGLYLTGGGALLRGLDKRLSAKIKLPVHVADDPLKSVVRGTGLALKNYQRFPFIMR, encoded by the coding sequence ATGGGATTATTCAACTTTTTTACGCAGGAAATAGCCATGGATCTGGGTACCGCCAATACCCTCATTATCCATAATGATGAAGTAGTGGTAAACGAGCCATCGATCGTGGCCCTGAACCGTAACAATATGAAAGAAGTGTTGGCTGTGGGGAAGAAAGCCCTCATGATGCACGAGAAAACCCATGAAAGTATTCGTACGGTTCGTCCGCTGAAAGACGGTGTAATTGCCGACTTTAACGCTGCTGAGTTGATGATCAGGGAGTTGATCAAGATGATCTATCCCAAAAAACCATTGTTTCCGCCGAGTTGGAGAATGGTGATCTGTATCCCCTCTTCTATTACCGAGGTAGAAAAGCGTGCCGTTCGCGACAGTGCTGAACAAGCCGGAGCCAAAGAGGTATACATGATCCATGAACCCATGGCAGCTGCTTTGGGTATTGGTATCGATGTAGAAGAACCCGTTGGAAACATGATCATTGATATCGGAGGTGGTACTACCGGTATTACTGTGATCGCCCTTGCAGGTATTGTGTGCGACCAGAGTATTCGTGTTGCGGGTGATGAGTTCACAGCCGATATCATGGAAGCTCTTCGTCGTTACCATAGCTTATTGATTGGTGAACGTACCGCAGAACAGATCAAGATCAATGTTGGTGCTGCCATGAAAGACCTGGATAATCCACCCGATGATATGCCCGTAAATGGCCGAGATCTGGTAACAGGTATCCCTAAACAAATCATGGTAAGTTATCAGGAGATCGCTGAAGCATTGGATAAAAGTATCTTCAAAATTGAAGAAGCGATCCTGAAAGCCTTGGAAACAACGCCACCTGAACTGGCTGCTGATATTTACCGCAGAGGTCTGTACCTCACAGGCGGTGGTGCTTTGTTACGCGGATTGGATAAGCGTTTAAGTGCAAAAATCAAATTACCGGTTCATGTAGCTGATGATCCTTTGAAGAGTGTGGTACGTGGTACCGGATTAGCATTGAAGAACTATCAGCGTTTTCCATTCATTATGAGATAA
- the purD gene encoding phosphoribosylamine--glycine ligase produces the protein MNILLLGAGGREHALAWKMSQSHHCDALFIAPGNAGTSQFGTNLPIGVTDFEAIKQACIEYKIDMLVVGPEEPLVRGVYDFFEKDTALQQIIVVGPSAKAAQLEGSKAFSKKFMQRHHIPTAAYAEFTADNFEEGKAYIAKHSLPVVLKADGLAAGKGVVIATTHTEALQTFEEMILHKQFGDASSKVVIEEFLKGIEVSVFVLTNGSDYQIIGHAKDYKRIGEGDTGLNTGGMGCVSPVPFMDDAFMRKVEERIIAPTVRGLEQEELIYHGFIFFGLMNVNEEPFVIEYNCRMGDPETEVVMPRLQTDLVALFAAMDNGTLADANIAYDERYCATVMAVSGGYPGDYQKNKIIQGLEHAGASKDVIVFHAGTQQNENNVLTNGGRVLAVTAYGNNIADAVDKSKNKLKEISFEGMYFRRDIGFEFGDSE, from the coding sequence ATGAATATTTTACTCTTAGGAGCCGGTGGAAGAGAACATGCACTGGCATGGAAAATGTCGCAAAGCCATCATTGTGATGCACTTTTTATTGCTCCCGGCAATGCCGGAACATCTCAGTTTGGCACCAATTTGCCCATTGGTGTCACTGATTTCGAAGCCATCAAACAAGCTTGTATCGAATATAAAATAGACATGCTGGTGGTTGGACCAGAAGAACCATTGGTAAGAGGGGTCTATGATTTTTTTGAAAAGGATACAGCATTACAGCAAATTATAGTAGTAGGTCCTTCTGCAAAAGCTGCTCAATTAGAAGGTAGTAAAGCCTTTAGTAAAAAATTCATGCAGCGTCACCACATACCTACTGCTGCCTATGCAGAATTCACTGCTGACAATTTTGAAGAAGGAAAAGCATATATCGCAAAACATAGTTTACCTGTTGTTTTAAAAGCTGACGGACTCGCTGCCGGCAAAGGCGTTGTGATCGCAACTACACACACAGAAGCATTACAGACATTCGAAGAAATGATCTTGCACAAACAATTTGGTGATGCGAGCAGCAAGGTAGTGATCGAAGAATTTTTAAAGGGAATTGAAGTGAGTGTTTTTGTTTTGACCAATGGCTCCGACTATCAGATCATTGGTCACGCAAAAGATTATAAAAGAATTGGTGAAGGTGATACTGGCTTAAACACAGGTGGCATGGGCTGTGTAAGCCCTGTACCTTTTATGGATGATGCTTTCATGCGTAAAGTAGAAGAGCGCATCATTGCCCCAACTGTAAGAGGATTGGAACAAGAAGAACTCATCTATCATGGATTCATTTTCTTCGGACTCATGAATGTAAATGAAGAACCTTTTGTGATCGAATACAATTGCAGAATGGGTGATCCTGAAACAGAAGTAGTGATGCCGCGTTTACAAACAGATCTTGTTGCATTATTTGCTGCGATGGACAATGGTACACTTGCCGATGCCAATATTGCTTATGATGAAAGATACTGTGCTACGGTAATGGCAGTGAGTGGTGGTTATCCGGGCGATTATCAAAAGAACAAGATCATTCAAGGATTGGAGCATGCAGGAGCCTCTAAAGATGTGATCGTATTTCATGCAGGTACGCAACAAAACGAAAACAATGTCTTAACAAATGGTGGCAGGGTTTTAGCAGTAACCGCGTACGGAAATAATATTGCAGATGCTGTTGACAAATCAAAAAATAAATTGAAAGAAATATCGTTTGAAGGAATGTATTTTAGACGGGATATTGGGTTTGAGTTTGGGGATAGTGAATAG
- a CDS encoding MFS transporter produces MSDIQNESNKVGMPKSIPYIIGSEIAERFSFYGLRSIMVTFMAVTFFNPTLNPALTAEADAKANEMSHLFVTLAYFMPMVGAIMADWFFGKYRVILLVSILYTFGHLILSISGDSYTIFSLGLIVIACCAGGIKSCVSANVGDQFNKSNEHLLSKAYGWFYMSINLGGTLAPLFIPLLKKYYGPEIAFGVPGILMALATIVFWLGRKKYVRVKPAGIKKENFFSISTYALLKLFSKKPGQKVWEAVSEKYSAASIDGIKAVYRVLAVFAFTPIFWALWDQNLSEWVLQATRLDLRLSGDFSILPEQINFINPLFLVLLIPVFNSFLFPYLDKKGIKVTPLKKIGAGLVIIGLSFTIIAFLQESIDAGGKPSVWWQILAYILLAASEILVSVTCLEYAYTHSPVSMKSTMSALYLLGISAGNLLVGLINGNIVDKGFFSQFTGARYYWLFIGILAVSFVLFLLVAKRLPEKRYVGAAEETES; encoded by the coding sequence ATGTCTGATATACAAAATGAGTCGAATAAAGTCGGAATGCCAAAATCAATTCCGTACATCATTGGCAGTGAGATAGCGGAACGATTCAGTTTTTATGGGTTACGTTCCATCATGGTAACTTTTATGGCAGTTACTTTTTTTAATCCTACTCTTAATCCGGCACTTACGGCAGAAGCCGACGCGAAGGCCAATGAAATGTCGCATCTCTTTGTTACACTGGCTTATTTCATGCCTATGGTTGGCGCAATCATGGCTGATTGGTTTTTTGGGAAATACCGTGTTATCCTGCTTGTATCCATTCTATATACGTTTGGTCACCTGATACTTTCAATTTCAGGGGATAGTTATACAATCTTCAGTCTGGGACTTATCGTTATTGCCTGTTGTGCCGGTGGTATTAAATCATGCGTATCTGCCAACGTAGGCGACCAGTTCAATAAATCGAATGAGCATCTACTTTCAAAAGCCTATGGTTGGTTTTATATGAGTATTAACCTAGGTGGAACACTAGCACCTTTATTTATTCCTTTACTCAAAAAGTATTACGGTCCGGAAATAGCATTTGGTGTACCAGGTATACTAATGGCGCTGGCTACTATTGTATTCTGGCTCGGTCGAAAAAAATACGTTCGAGTTAAACCGGCAGGTATTAAAAAAGAGAATTTTTTCTCTATTTCTACTTATGCTTTACTTAAACTATTTAGCAAAAAACCTGGCCAAAAAGTTTGGGAAGCTGTATCAGAAAAATATTCAGCTGCATCTATTGATGGTATCAAAGCCGTATATCGTGTATTGGCCGTATTTGCCTTTACCCCTATTTTCTGGGCACTTTGGGATCAAAACCTTTCAGAGTGGGTCTTACAGGCAACACGACTGGACCTAAGACTATCCGGAGATTTTTCCATTTTACCAGAGCAGATCAATTTCATCAACCCTCTTTTTTTAGTACTATTGATTCCTGTTTTCAACTCCTTTCTTTTCCCCTATCTCGATAAAAAAGGGATAAAAGTGACGCCTTTGAAAAAAATTGGGGCTGGACTGGTAATTATTGGACTTTCATTCACCATTATCGCATTCCTACAAGAAAGTATTGATGCCGGAGGTAAACCTTCAGTATGGTGGCAGATACTAGCTTATATTTTATTGGCAGCATCTGAGATACTTGTTTCAGTTACCTGTCTTGAATATGCATACACCCACTCTCCAGTATCGATGAAAAGTACAATGAGTGCACTATACTTACTCGGTATTTCAGCAGGCAATCTGCTCGTTGGGCTTATCAATGGAAATATTGTAGATAAAGGCTTTTTCAGTCAATTTACCGGAGCTCGATATTACTGGCTATTTATCGGCATATTAGCCGTTTCCTTTGTCTTATTTCTTTTGGTAGCGAAGCGTTTACCAGAGAAACGCTATGTGGGCGCTGCTGAAGAAACAGAAAGCTAA
- a CDS encoding OPT/YSL family transporter, producing the protein MSQPQKSFKPFVSSETNMKELTVKSILVGSLFGVIFGAATVYLALKAGLTVSASIPIAVIAITLGRKFLKTTILENNIIQTTGSAGESIAAGVAFTLPGFLFLSSPSSAEYFNYLTILILAIVGGLLGTLLMVPLRKALIVNEHENLPYPEGTACGDVLKAGERGGDFAKTAFWGLGVAFVYAILQKVMHVIAETPFYATKQINKFFPSARVSGEITPEYLGVGYIIGPKIAGVLVAGSVLSWMVFIPLLSTLVPPDVIAIQLVKLGYLSDIANAGGKGGWDPVTHTFNDYSAAIYYAYVRQVGAGTVAAGGIITLVKTIPTIVKSVKGSMASLRGGSATAESSVSRTDKDLSLKVVGLGSLALIAIISIIPNLPGDGFLQKILIGILVVLFGALFVTVSSRIVGLIGSSNNPISGMTIATVMGTSLIFLSLGWSGQAYEPLVLVVGGMICIAAANAGATSQDLKSGYIVGATPRNQQIALFVGAIVSSIVIGITVKFLDKPTTEMLQQGVQHAIGTEKYPAPQATLMATLIKGILSQNLDWQYVIVGMFLAVVMELCGIKSLSFAIGVYLPLATTLPIFIGGAVRGLVESRQKKHKKEVSAEEEELSKGSLFATGLVAGGAVAGVVIAFITGTSGGEQFLKNVSMEHGLIELLSENGYFLLGTLFFALMGLILYRVAMKKTE; encoded by the coding sequence ATGTCTCAACCCCAAAAATCATTCAAACCCTTTGTTTCCTCTGAAACAAACATGAAAGAACTCACAGTCAAATCGATCCTTGTGGGGAGTCTTTTTGGTGTCATCTTCGGAGCTGCTACAGTTTATCTGGCGTTAAAAGCAGGGTTAACAGTATCGGCATCTATTCCCATTGCAGTGATCGCTATTACCTTAGGAAGAAAGTTTTTAAAGACTACGATCCTTGAAAATAATATCATTCAAACAACAGGATCTGCAGGAGAAAGTATTGCAGCAGGTGTGGCCTTTACTTTACCCGGTTTTCTTTTTCTTTCTTCTCCCAGTAGTGCGGAATATTTTAATTACCTCACCATTTTGATACTGGCGATTGTTGGTGGCTTGCTGGGTACACTTTTGATGGTGCCATTGCGTAAAGCATTAATTGTAAATGAACATGAAAATTTACCTTACCCCGAAGGAACAGCTTGTGGCGATGTATTAAAAGCCGGTGAGCGTGGCGGTGATTTTGCAAAAACTGCTTTTTGGGGTTTGGGTGTTGCTTTTGTATATGCTATTCTACAAAAAGTGATGCATGTGATTGCTGAAACTCCTTTTTATGCAACGAAACAGATCAATAAATTTTTTCCTTCCGCAAGAGTTAGCGGTGAGATCACACCAGAATATTTAGGTGTTGGTTATATCATTGGTCCTAAGATCGCAGGTGTTTTAGTTGCAGGTAGTGTATTAAGCTGGATGGTATTCATCCCATTATTATCAACGCTGGTGCCGCCGGATGTTATTGCCATTCAACTGGTGAAGTTGGGTTATCTCTCAGATATCGCCAATGCAGGAGGTAAGGGTGGATGGGATCCGGTTACGCATACTTTCAATGACTACTCCGCTGCAATTTACTACGCGTATGTTCGTCAGGTTGGCGCGGGAACAGTAGCAGCAGGAGGTATCATTACATTGGTTAAAACCATTCCTACTATTGTTAAATCTGTGAAGGGAAGTATGGCTTCTTTGCGTGGCGGATCTGCTACAGCAGAAAGCTCAGTATCGAGAACAGATAAGGACCTTAGTTTGAAAGTGGTAGGATTAGGTAGTTTAGCACTGATTGCTATTATCTCAATCATTCCAAATTTACCGGGCGACGGGTTCCTTCAGAAGATCCTGATCGGTATCCTGGTGGTGCTGTTCGGTGCATTGTTCGTAACCGTTTCATCACGTATTGTTGGATTGATCGGTTCTTCAAATAATCCGATCAGTGGTATGACCATCGCTACTGTGATGGGAACAAGTTTGATTTTCCTGAGTCTGGGTTGGTCCGGACAAGCATATGAACCTCTTGTATTAGTTGTGGGCGGTATGATCTGTATCGCCGCTGCCAATGCAGGTGCAACTTCTCAGGATCTGAAGAGTGGTTATATCGTAGGTGCAACACCGCGCAACCAGCAGATCGCATTATTTGTGGGTGCAATCGTTTCTTCCATCGTAATTGGAATTACGGTTAAGTTTCTTGACAAGCCTACTACTGAAATGCTACAACAAGGTGTGCAGCACGCTATCGGAACAGAAAAATATCCTGCCCCTCAAGCTACTTTGATGGCAACATTGATCAAAGGGATTCTTTCTCAAAACCTGGATTGGCAATATGTTATCGTAGGGATGTTCCTTGCAGTAGTGATGGAACTTTGTGGTATCAAATCACTCAGCTTTGCTATTGGGGTGTATCTGCCTTTGGCTACTACACTTCCGATATTTATTGGCGGTGCGGTACGCGGATTGGTTGAGAGTCGTCAGAAGAAACATAAAAAAGAAGTGAGTGCAGAAGAAGAGGAATTGAGTAAAGGAAGCTTATTTGCAACCGGACTTGTAGCAGGCGGAGCTGTAGCTGGCGTGGTCATTGCGTTTATTACGGGAACTTCCGGCGGAGAACAATTCTTAAAGAATGTGAGTATGGAACATGGACTGATAGAACTGTTATCTGAAAATGGATACTTCTTATTAGGTACATTGTTCTTTGCGTTGATGGGACTGATCCTATACAGGGTAGCGATGAAAAAAACGGAATAG